In a single window of the Pedococcus dokdonensis genome:
- a CDS encoding aromatic amino acid ammonia-lyase, with amino-acid sequence MTHQVHLDGHSLDLDALGRAARGATVTIADDALGRAAASHRNAAEVSTMRPVYGRTTGVGAARDESTDSKVDHGLRLLRSHAAGWGEVMPAPVVRAALAVRANQILAGGSGATPALASALADLVGAPESDLPVVHRYGSLGTGDLTALAEVGLALIGERERIGGTKRADVQLTSADALPLMSSNAFAIAETGLHAASLHELARAADTVCALSFVALQGNPEAVSDTAAAATPFRGAQEVIRVLRELLDDQPGQPAHLQDFFGLRTWPQVHGPVLDTVLDLKRVVETAANTASENPLFTGTADAPEVTHHGGFHAAYLVLAVDTTLLALTRSAQAVQSRISHTLTDSDLGLPLFLSDATNGSSGVLIAEYVAASALSTIRGVASTPSSVQTAGVSAGIEDDASFAGQAAVRLGEATAAYRRMLAVELVCTVRALRMRGVVPVGELGEAFARCAALPAGIEDRDLSPELMIAERIVERYAVSTPQER; translated from the coding sequence GTGACGCACCAGGTCCACCTCGACGGGCACAGCCTCGACCTCGACGCGCTGGGGCGGGCTGCCCGCGGCGCGACGGTCACGATCGCCGACGACGCCCTGGGGCGGGCCGCAGCGTCGCACCGCAACGCCGCCGAGGTCAGCACGATGCGCCCGGTCTACGGCCGCACCACCGGCGTCGGCGCGGCCCGCGACGAGAGCACCGACTCCAAGGTCGACCACGGGCTCCGGCTGCTGCGCTCGCACGCCGCCGGGTGGGGCGAGGTGATGCCGGCCCCCGTCGTGCGGGCCGCGCTCGCGGTGCGGGCCAACCAGATCCTCGCCGGTGGCTCGGGGGCCACGCCCGCACTCGCCAGCGCCCTGGCCGACCTCGTGGGCGCGCCCGAGTCGGACCTCCCCGTCGTGCACCGCTACGGGTCGCTCGGCACCGGCGACCTCACCGCCCTCGCCGAGGTCGGCCTCGCGCTGATCGGGGAGCGCGAACGCATCGGCGGGACGAAGCGCGCCGACGTGCAGCTCACCTCGGCCGACGCCCTCCCGCTCATGTCGTCGAACGCGTTCGCGATCGCCGAGACCGGGCTGCATGCCGCCTCGCTGCACGAGCTCGCCCGCGCCGCCGACACGGTCTGCGCACTGAGCTTCGTTGCCCTGCAGGGCAATCCCGAGGCAGTGAGCGACACCGCGGCGGCTGCGACACCGTTCCGGGGAGCGCAAGAGGTCATTCGGGTCCTGCGCGAGCTGCTCGACGACCAGCCGGGCCAGCCAGCCCACCTCCAGGACTTCTTCGGGCTGCGCACCTGGCCCCAGGTGCACGGCCCCGTGCTCGACACCGTGCTCGACCTCAAGCGGGTCGTCGAGACGGCCGCCAACACGGCGTCGGAGAACCCGCTCTTCACGGGCACCGCGGACGCCCCCGAGGTCACGCACCACGGTGGCTTCCACGCGGCATACCTGGTGTTGGCGGTGGACACGACGCTGCTGGCGCTGACGCGGTCGGCGCAGGCGGTGCAGTCGCGGATCAGCCACACCCTCACCGACTCGGACCTGGGCCTGCCGCTCTTCCTGTCGGACGCGACGAACGGATCGTCAGGAGTTCTGATCGCGGAATACGTTGCGGCGTCGGCACTTTCGACGATCCGCGGAGTCGCGTCGACCCCGTCGAGCGTGCAGACCGCCGGGGTGTCGGCGGGGATCGAGGACGACGCGTCGTTCGCTGGGCAGGCCGCCGTGCGGCTCGGCGAGGCGACCGCTGCCTACCGCCGGATGCTCGCGGTCGAGCTGGTGTGCACCGTGCGGGCGCTGCGGATGCGCGGGGTCGTCCCGGTCGGGGAGCTGGGTGAGGCGTTCGCGCGGTGCGCGGCGCTGCCCGCCGGCATCGAGGACCGCGACCTGTCACCCGAGCTGATGATCGCCGAGCGCATCGTCGAGCGGTATGCCGTGTCGACACCGCAGGAGCGCTAG
- a CDS encoding ABC transporter ATP-binding protein gives MIAFDGVTKKYPDGTVAVDDLSLEAPSGKITVLVGPSGCGKTTSLRMINRMIQPTSGTISLDGKDTGRMKESELRRGIGYVIQHAGLFPHRTVIDNVSTVPRLLGMDKTETRKRSMELLERVGLDPAFAQRYPAQLSGGQQQRVGVARALAADPPVMLMDEPFSAVDPVVREQLQDEFLRLQGELGKTIIFVTHDIDEAIKLGDQVAVLKVGGHLAQIAEPAYLLSHPVDDFVADFVGRDRGYRALSFQPTPRLPLAAERTVAMGERVEGVTADWVLVVDDRNHPLGWVEPARIQGEVTSERLHRGGTVARASGPLRAALDAALSSPSRRGVIVDDDGALVGTVKAHEVLTAIEEASRPELENPDNPGAPAA, from the coding sequence ATGATCGCCTTCGACGGTGTCACGAAGAAGTACCCCGACGGCACCGTGGCTGTCGACGACCTCAGCCTCGAGGCGCCCAGCGGCAAGATCACCGTGCTCGTCGGTCCCTCGGGCTGTGGCAAGACCACGTCGTTGCGCATGATCAACCGGATGATCCAGCCGACCTCGGGCACCATCTCGCTCGACGGCAAGGACACCGGGCGGATGAAGGAGTCCGAGCTGCGACGCGGCATCGGCTACGTCATCCAGCACGCCGGTCTCTTCCCGCACCGCACCGTCATCGACAACGTCTCGACCGTGCCCCGGTTGCTGGGCATGGACAAGACCGAGACCCGCAAGCGCTCCATGGAGCTGCTCGAGCGGGTCGGTCTCGACCCCGCGTTCGCCCAGCGCTACCCGGCCCAGCTGTCGGGCGGTCAGCAGCAGCGCGTCGGGGTGGCCCGGGCGCTCGCCGCCGACCCCCCGGTGATGCTGATGGACGAGCCGTTCAGCGCGGTCGACCCGGTGGTGCGCGAGCAGCTCCAGGACGAGTTCCTTCGGCTGCAGGGTGAGCTCGGCAAGACGATCATCTTCGTCACCCACGACATCGACGAGGCGATCAAGCTCGGCGACCAGGTGGCCGTGCTCAAGGTCGGCGGCCACCTGGCCCAGATCGCCGAGCCCGCCTACCTGCTGTCCCACCCGGTCGACGACTTCGTGGCCGACTTCGTGGGGCGCGACCGCGGCTACCGCGCTCTGTCGTTCCAGCCGACCCCGCGGCTGCCGCTCGCCGCCGAGCGCACCGTCGCGATGGGCGAGCGGGTCGAGGGCGTCACCGCCGACTGGGTGCTCGTGGTCGACGACCGCAACCACCCTCTCGGCTGGGTCGAGCCGGCCCGGATCCAGGGCGAGGTCACCAGCGAGCGACTGCACCGCGGCGGCACGGTCGCGCGGGCCAGCGGTCCCCTGCGGGCCGCGCTCGACGCCGCGCTCTCCAGCCCCAGCCGCCGCGGCGTGATCGTCGACGACGACGGGGCGCTGGTCGGCACGGTCAAGGCGCACGAGGTGCTCACCGCCATCGAGGAGGCCAGCCGGCCAGAGCTGGAGAACCCCGACAACCCGGGAGCGCCGGCGGCATGA
- a CDS encoding ABC transporter permease produces the protein MTWFLDHVSEVLKLAWTHAWLAGIPLLVGLLLALPLGWLARRYSWLYAPFTAGFGLLYTIPSLALFVMLPLFTGYGILDPKNVIIALSLYTLALLVRTVADGLGAVPDHVQNAATAMGYTRGKRFFAIELPLAVPVIAAGLRVAAVSNVSIVSVGTIIGVQQLGLLFSDGFNRDFYDPLIVGIIGCVVLALLFDVIIIGLTRLFTPWLRATGGRA, from the coding sequence ATGACCTGGTTCCTCGACCACGTCTCGGAGGTCCTGAAGCTGGCGTGGACGCACGCGTGGCTCGCGGGGATCCCGCTGCTGGTCGGGCTCCTCCTGGCGCTGCCCCTCGGCTGGCTGGCGCGCCGCTACTCCTGGCTCTACGCGCCCTTCACCGCCGGCTTCGGGCTGCTCTACACGATCCCCAGCCTCGCGCTCTTCGTGATGCTCCCGCTCTTCACCGGCTACGGCATCCTCGACCCCAAGAACGTCATCATCGCGCTGTCCCTCTACACCCTGGCGCTGCTGGTGCGCACCGTCGCCGACGGCCTCGGTGCGGTCCCAGACCATGTCCAGAACGCCGCGACCGCGATGGGCTACACCCGCGGCAAGCGGTTCTTCGCGATCGAGCTGCCGCTGGCCGTGCCGGTCATCGCGGCCGGGCTGCGGGTCGCCGCCGTGAGCAACGTCAGCATCGTCAGCGTGGGCACCATCATCGGCGTGCAGCAGCTGGGCCTGCTCTTCAGCGACGGCTTCAACCGCGACTTCTACGACCCGCTCATCGTCGGCATCATCGGCTGCGTCGTGCTCGCGCTGCTCTTCGACGTCATCATCATCGGGCTGACCCGGCTTTTCACGCCGTGGCTGCGGGCGACGGGGGGCCGGGCGTGA
- a CDS encoding ABC transporter permease: MNGVIDWLADPINWSGPDGIPGQTLTHLWYSAISLFFACLIAIPLGLAIGHTGRGRFFVVNLAGAARAIPSLGLLYLMVLWLFPKLAGDSAFLVPSLIVLVVLAIPPIMAGAYAGVEGVDPAARDAAKGMGMTGTQVLGKVEVPNALPLIFSGFRSATLQVIATATLAAVAGTGGLGRFLIDGQKIRDYPQMASGALLVAVLALVVDLLLALVQRYVVSPGLTGRGAGASRRSRRQSSNRNQGNTPLDVDIPSSQRTVDAQTP; the protein is encoded by the coding sequence GTGAACGGCGTCATCGACTGGCTCGCCGACCCGATCAACTGGTCGGGCCCTGACGGCATCCCGGGCCAGACCCTCACCCACCTCTGGTACTCCGCGATCTCGTTGTTCTTCGCCTGCCTGATCGCGATCCCGCTGGGCCTGGCGATCGGCCACACCGGCCGCGGCCGGTTCTTCGTGGTCAACCTGGCCGGCGCCGCGCGGGCGATCCCGAGCCTCGGCCTGCTCTACCTCATGGTGCTCTGGCTGTTCCCCAAGCTGGCCGGCGACTCGGCCTTCCTGGTGCCGAGCCTGATCGTCCTGGTCGTCCTGGCGATCCCGCCGATCATGGCGGGCGCCTACGCCGGGGTCGAGGGCGTCGACCCGGCCGCCCGCGACGCCGCCAAGGGGATGGGCATGACCGGCACCCAGGTGCTCGGCAAGGTCGAGGTCCCCAACGCCCTGCCGCTGATCTTCTCCGGCTTCCGTTCGGCCACCCTGCAGGTGATCGCCACGGCGACGCTCGCTGCGGTGGCCGGCACCGGTGGGCTCGGTCGCTTCCTGATCGACGGCCAGAAGATCCGCGACTACCCCCAGATGGCCAGTGGGGCACTACTGGTCGCGGTGCTCGCCCTCGTCGTCGACCTGCTGCTCGCGCTGGTGCAGCGCTACGTCGTGTCGCCGGGCCTGACCGGCCGCGGGGCCGGAGCCAGCAGGAGATCGCGGCGGCAGTCATCGAACCGTAACCAAGGTAATACCCCCCTTGATGTAGACATTCCGTCGTCGCAACGTACGGTGGATGCCCAGACCCCCTGA
- a CDS encoding ABC transporter substrate-binding protein, with product MKLTKITLTIATAAALMATAACGDSGGDPLATTSSSSSGGGSSSSIKVGSADFPESALLAEIYAGALEAKGVKVEKKLNIGAREAYIPALQDGSIDLIPEYTGVLRDYFKKGQTGTDSEAVYTELKSSVPDTLTVLDKSAAEDKDALVMKKSRADELGVKSIADLAGKADKLTVGGPPEWKTRDTGIPGFKKIYGLEFKAFRPLDAGGPLTLAALKNGQIDAGDLFTTDPSIAANDLVALEDPKNMYAAQNVVPLITKSKSNPTIEGALNAVSAKLDTATLSDLLKQVVVDKKDADTVAKDFLTKAGLA from the coding sequence GTGAAACTCACCAAGATCACCCTCACCATCGCGACGGCGGCAGCCCTGATGGCCACCGCTGCGTGTGGCGACTCGGGTGGCGACCCGCTCGCCACCACCTCCAGCTCGAGCTCTGGTGGTGGCTCGTCGAGCTCCATCAAGGTGGGCTCGGCCGACTTCCCCGAGAGCGCCCTGCTCGCCGAGATCTACGCCGGTGCCCTCGAGGCCAAGGGCGTCAAGGTCGAGAAGAAGCTCAACATCGGCGCCCGTGAGGCCTACATCCCGGCGCTCCAGGACGGGTCGATCGACCTGATCCCCGAATACACCGGCGTGCTGCGCGACTACTTCAAGAAGGGGCAGACGGGCACCGACTCCGAGGCCGTCTACACCGAGCTCAAGTCCTCCGTGCCCGACACCCTCACGGTGCTCGACAAGTCAGCGGCCGAGGACAAGGACGCGCTCGTCATGAAGAAGTCGCGCGCCGACGAGCTCGGCGTGAAGTCGATCGCCGACCTGGCCGGCAAGGCCGACAAGCTCACCGTCGGTGGCCCGCCCGAGTGGAAGACCCGTGACACCGGCATCCCCGGGTTCAAGAAGATCTACGGCCTGGAGTTCAAGGCGTTCCGCCCGCTCGACGCCGGTGGCCCGCTGACGCTGGCCGCGCTCAAGAACGGCCAGATCGACGCCGGCGACCTGTTCACCACCGACCCGAGCATCGCTGCGAACGACCTGGTCGCGCTCGAGGACCCGAAGAACATGTATGCCGCGCAGAACGTCGTGCCGCTGATCACCAAGAGCAAGAGCAACCCGACCATCGAGGGCGCTCTCAACGCGGTGTCGGCCAAGCTCGACACGGCGACCCTGTCCGACCTGCTCAAGCAGGTCGTCGTCGACAAGAAGGACGCCGACACGGTGGCCAAGGACTTCTTGACCAAGGCCGGTCTGGCCTGA